One Amaranthus tricolor cultivar Red isolate AtriRed21 chromosome 1, ASM2621246v1, whole genome shotgun sequence DNA window includes the following coding sequences:
- the LOC130811452 gene encoding AUGMIN subunit 1-like has product MSDLVSGSDPSGSNEIKGSGFDAARIQEVKAWLISQFDAVGKDVPEFEYTPRSIAHLHNIATVSQAKTQAVGIVANDFRQKAAEYRSQAARIRELLENVGLAQESLPSSIVGSAQVLANVANLLNIRDTELSSFLVARGDLSLRKSGVEEKRAKVQKESKVLLDYTRKAIARLTYLKRILAQLEDEVAPCEAQIENWKTNLPLLVSKEREYNQRYSNYKALLNRVGYSPEISHGVLVEMVEHKKELEKKTLPIIDTLKSYQDLPPDKALASLAIEDKRRQFAAAEKYLEEVLQSALSATD; this is encoded by the exons ATGAGTGATTTGGTTTCTGGGTCTGATCCATCGGGCAGCAATGAAATAAAGGGCAGTGGGTTTGATGCTGCCCGGATTCAGGAGGTGAAAGCATGGCTGATTTCTCAGTTTGATGCTGTTGGTAAAGATGTGCCCGAATTCGAGTACACTCCACGTAGTATTGCGCATTTGCATAATATTGCTACTGTTTCTCAAGCTAAGACCCAAGCTGTTGGCATTGTTGCCAATGATTTCCGTCAAAAGGCGGCCGAGTATCGCTCCCAAG CTGCAAGGATTAGAGAGCTATTGGAGAATGTGGGCTTGGCCCAAGAGAGTTTGCCATCAAGCATAGTGGGTTCAGCACAAGTTTTGGCAAATGTTGCTAACTTGTTGAACATAAGGGACACTGAGTTGAGCAG TTTCCTTGTGGCAAGGGGAGATCTTTCTCTGAGAAAGTCTGGAGTTGAGGAGAAAAGGGCAAAGGTACAAAAGGAGTCTAAGGTGCTCCTTGATTATACACGGAAGGCTATAGCAAGGCTCACTTACTTGAAAAG AATACTTGCTCAATTGGAAGATGAAGTAGCTCCTTGTGAGGCTCAAATTGAAAACTGGAAGACGAATTTGCCTCTCCTGGTTTCAAAAGAACGAGAATATAATCAGAGATATTCTAACTACAAG GCACTACTGAATCGTGTAGGTTACAGCCCTGAAATCAGCCATGGGGTACTGGTAGAAATGGTCGAACACAAGAAAGAGTTGGAGAAGAAAACTTTACCCATCATTGATACCTTGAAAAGCTACCAAGACTTGCCTCCT GATAAAGCATTGGCTTCTCTCGCCATTGAAGACAAGCGAAGACAGTTTGCTGCTGCGGAGAAATATCTTGAGGAGGTCTTGCAGTCTGCGCTTTCTGCAACAGATTAA
- the LOC130811463 gene encoding mitochondrial fission 1 protein A-like — protein MDAKIGKFLESVGNFFSKDDQIPWCDSDVVSGLEREVAEAENASEEQRSECIMRLSWALVHSRRPEDVQRGIAMVEASLGNTNISPLARREKIYLLAVGYYRSGDFTRSRQLVDQCLEIAPDWRQALTLKKNIEDKIARDGVIGIGITATAVGLLVGGIAAAVARKK, from the exons ATGGATGCCAAGATCGGAAAATTTTTGGAATCCGTCGGAAATTTCTTCAGTAAAGATGACCAAATTCCATGGTGCGATTCTGATGTTGTTTCT GGACTTGAACGGGAGGTTGCAGAGGCTGAAAATGCTAGTGAAGAACAGAGAAGTGAATGTATTATGAGGTTATCAtgggcccttgttcattctaggCGTCCTGAGGACGTGCAGCGTGGGATAGCCATGGTCGAAG CGTCCCTGGGTAATACTAACATCAGTCCGCTGGCAAGGAGAGAGAAAATCTATTTGCTCGCTGTAGGGTACTACAGAAGTGGTGATTTTACGAGAAGTAGGCAACTTGTAGATCAATGTCTTGAG ATTGCGCCTGACTGGAGGCAAGCATTAACCCTGAAGAAAAACATTGAAGACAAAATTGCCAGAG ATGGTGTCATTGGAATAGGCATTACTGCAACTGCTGTTGGACTTCTTGTTGGTGGAATTGCTGCAGCTGTGGCTCGTAAGAAGTGA
- the LOC130811483 gene encoding uncharacterized protein LOC130811483: MDPSSAGFPVPHKQLTFDVKGIKTNLVICRYEDHFLVIVTQLGSLGTLLQARKEEGVSVQPTFHVSVLFGKRDEPMLSACARQLIENISAAGSSRCLVLSLGLKDHSTDTIKAIVSEVIENRLW; this comes from the exons ATGGACCCTTCATCAGCTGGATTTCCTGTACCCCATAAGCAGCTCACTTTTGATGTTAAG GGAATTAAAACAAATTTGGTCATTTGTCGTTATGAAGATCATTTTCTT GTTATCGTGACTCAACTTGGAAGCTTGGGAACGTTATTGCAAGCCAGGAAGGAGGAAGGCGTATCAGTTCAGCCAACATTTCACGTGTCCGTCTTATTTGGAAAACGAGATGAG CCAATGCTGTCTGCGTGTGCTCGGCAGCTGATCGAAAATATAAG TGCTGCTGGTTCGTCTAGATGTCTGGTGCTTTCTCTTGGTCTGAAAGACCATTCTACG GATACAATCAAGGCCATAGTTTCCGAAGTGATAGAAAATCGACTCTGGTGA
- the LOC130811474 gene encoding anthranilate N-benzoyltransferase protein 2-like yields MSIEVKESMMVTPSKETPKGRLWLSKLDMIIRTPYSHTQVLFVYHHPNTKTNFFDTKTMKEALSEALVYFYPMAGRLTFNDENGRYEIDCNAEGAMFVVAEASQTLAEFGKDYSNPESQLGKLMFPSCDYSKGLSSFPLLLVQLTRFKCGSVCLGFAQHHHVADGVSHLHFIKSWGRLVRGLELDVVPVHDRLSYLAPRDPPKVTFHHLEYEPPLPPTSFSGPMGTPIEGTFKLTKSQVNALKEEAMKSVEKSTNYKLSTFVVQAAHIWRCATKARGLADDEDVKLLITVDGRSRLKTLPDGYCGNVYFLAACLDKAGNVSNNSLSYSAIKIYETLKRMNDTEYMKSAIDYVESYPDLKGLLRGPATTVCPNLRINSWVRLPTHEADFGWGKPNFVGAIGIKCEGQTKIMQNADEDGSVLVAIKLFPSHMELFKKYLYNF; encoded by the exons ATGAGTATTGAAGTGAAGGAATCCATGATGGTAACCCCATCAAAGGAGACTCCCAAAGGGAGGCTTTGGCTATCAAAACTAGACATGATTATTCGCACTCCTTACTCTCATACTCAAGTTCTTTTCGTCTACCATCATCCAAACACAAAAACCAATTTTTTTGACACAAAAACAATGAAAGAAGCTCTTAGTGAAGCTTTAGTCTATTTTTATCCAATGGCCGGAAGACTAACATTTAACGACGAAAACGGTCGTTATGAAATCGATTGTAACGCTGAAGGGGCAATGTTTGTCGTGGCCGAAGCCTCGCAAACACTTGCGGAATTCGGCAAGGATTACTCGAACCCTGAGTCGCAACTTGGAAAGCTGATGTTCCCGAGTTGCGACTATTCGAAAGGGTTGTCATCGTTCCCTTTGTTGTTAGTTCAACTTACTAGGTTTAAGTGTGGGAGTGTATGTCTTGGGTTTGCACAACATCACCATGTTGCGGATGGGGTTTCTCATTTACATTTTATAAAATCATGGGGAAGGCTTGTTAGAGGACTTGAGCTTGATGTTGTTCCGGTTCATGATAGGCTTTCTTATCTTGCACCACGTGATCCTCCTAAAGTTACTTTTCATCATTTGGAGTATGAGCCCCCTTTGCCTCCAACTTCTTTTTCAG GTCCAATGGGAACACCAATTGAGGGCACCTTCAAACTGACAAAATCCCAAGTAAATGCATTAAAAGAAGAAGCAATGAAATCAGtcgaaaaatcaacaaattacaaGCTAAGTACATTCGTGGTTCAAGCTGCACACATATGGCGGTGCGCAACCAAAGCTCGTGGATTAGCCGACGATGAAGATGTGAAGCTTCTCATCACCGTCGATGGCAGATCACGATTGAAAACACTACCAGACGGTTACTGTGGAAACGTATATTTTCTCGCCGCTTGCTTAGACAAAGCAGGAAATGTCTCCAAcaattcattgtcatattctgCGATCAAGATTTACGAAACACTTAAAAGGATGAACGATACAGAGTACATGAAATCGGCGATTGATTATGTTGAATCGTATCCAGATCTTAAAGGTCTTCTTCGAGGTCCGGCGACTACTGTGTGTCCGAATTTGAGGATTAATTCTTGGGTAAGGCTTCCGACTCATGAAGCTGATTTTGGATGGGGAAAACCTAATTTTGTCGGTGCAATTGGGATTAAATGTGAAGGACAAACCAAAATTATGCAAAATGCTGATGAGGATGGTAGTGTTTTGGTTGCTATTAAACTGTTTCCATCACATATGGAACTTTTTAAGAAGTATTTGTATAACTTCTAA